The Anoxybacillus amylolyticus DNA segment ATTTGCGTTGCGATTATCTCCATTATTTATATTAAATTGTTAGGGGCGGACTTACTTTCGGATGGTGCGAGCGCGAAAAAATAGAGAAGAGGTGAGATCATGCAGAAAAAGGCAGGCCCGCTATTTTACGTGTTTTTAGCTGTGTTCGTGTTTTTCGTGATGTTTCCATTTTTATGGATTTTGCTGAGTTCCATTAAACCGTTGAGCGAATTGTTCGGGGATAAGGCGTTTAATTGGTTTACAAGCCATCCGACATTGAAGTCGTATGTGTCTGTATTTGTGAACTACCCGTTTTTACGCTATTTATGGAACAGCACGGTTGTCGCGACAATTACGACCGTTTATACAGTGTTTGTGGCAGCATTTGCTGCATATGCGATCGCCCGGCTTGAGTTTAAAGGAAAAGCGGTGATTCTCGGGATTGTGTTAGCGGTGTCAATGTTCCCGCAAATTGCGACGATTTCACCAATTTATATGTTTGTGAAAAAATTCGGCTTAACGAACAGTTATTTAGGGTTGATTATTCCGTATACGACGTTTGCGTTGCCGCTTTCGATTTGGCTATTAGTGACATTTTTCCGCAAAATTCCGTTTGATTTAGAAGAGGCAGCGAAAATGGACGGTGCTACCCCGATGCAAACGTATTTTAAAGTTATTTTACCGTTAGCAGTGCCTGGGGTATTTACGACATCGATTCTCGTCTTTATTGCGGCATGGAACGAATTTTTGTTCTCGTTAACGATTAATACAGCGGAAAAATATAAAACAGTCCCTGTT contains these protein-coding regions:
- a CDS encoding carbohydrate ABC transporter permease, whose protein sequence is MQKKAGPLFYVFLAVFVFFVMFPFLWILLSSIKPLSELFGDKAFNWFTSHPTLKSYVSVFVNYPFLRYLWNSTVVATITTVYTVFVAAFAAYAIARLEFKGKAVILGIVLAVSMFPQIATISPIYMFVKKFGLTNSYLGLIIPYTTFALPLSIWLLVTFFRKIPFDLEEAAKMDGATPMQTYFKVILPLAVPGVFTTSILVFIAAWNEFLFSLTINTAEKYKTVPVGIAMFQGQYTIPWGEISAATVIVTIPLVIMVLLFQRRIVSGLTSGSVKE